In the genome of Tripterygium wilfordii isolate XIE 37 chromosome 19, ASM1340144v1, whole genome shotgun sequence, one region contains:
- the LOC119985217 gene encoding stigma-specific STIG1-like protein 4, with product MLHGMMRLSNVVILFFVFSILLMKVQGNSTAERAQQNNTNEGGGLSPSSPWLKKITNHDPRPRPPGCWKRSWICKQGQQPGTRMRCCKNQCVDILSDVNHCGLCGIRCPFTRRCCKGFCVNTNFNPFHCGRCGNRCPWRVRCLYGMCGYAQSSPPRPCPPPSPTPPQTWPPRILEN from the coding sequence ATGCTTCATGGAATGATGCGGCTATCGAATGTTGTGATTCTATTCTTTGTTTTCTCAATACTGCTCATGAAAGTACAGGGAAATTCTACAGCTGAAAGGGCGCAACAGAACAACACAAATGAAGGCGGTGGCTTATCTCCATCTTCTCCATGGCtaaagaaaataacaaaccaCGATCCCCGGCCACGACCTCCAGGTTGCTGGAAGAGGTCATGGATATGCAAGCAGGGACAGCAACCAGGAACCCGGATGCGCTGTTGCAAGAATCAATGTGTTGATATCTTATCTGATGTGAACCATTGTGGTTTATGTGGAATTAGATGCCCATTTACCAGGCGATGCTGTAAGGGATTCTGTGTCAATACAAACTTTAACCCTTTTCACTGTGGCAGATGTGGAAATCGTTGCCCTTGGCGAGTCCGGTGCTTGTATGGCATGTGTGGTTACGCTCAGTCATCGCCTCCTCGACCTTGCCCGCCTCCCTCTCCTACGCCTCCTCAGACATGGCCGCCTCGAATCCTGGAAAACTGA
- the LOC119985979 gene encoding uncharacterized protein LOC119985979: protein MMSGHVFLCKSSRSSASFIKALTPYLYNPIKLYSSQASDKQGEKVQEFIEERAPSTAQMFKTVAEEKQRKETAQGHDIETVEEAAGYGDSKAGSGKGRYKKHEEDHSKD, encoded by the exons ATGATGAGTGGCCATGTCTTCCTCTGCAAATCTTCAAGATCATCAGCATCCTTTATCAAGGCTTTAACACCATATCTCTACAACCCCATCAAG CTATATAGTAGCCAAGCAAGTGATAAGCAGGGAGAAAAGGTCCAGGAATTCATAGAGGAGCGAGCGCCATCGACCGCACAAATGTTCAAAACAGTTGCAGAGGAGAAGCAGCGCAAGGAGACCGCACAAGGTCATGATATTGAGACAGTTGAAGAGGCTGCTGGTTATGGTGATTCTAAAGCTGGTTCAGGAAAAGGAAGGTACAAGAAGCATGAAGAGGATCATAGCAAGGACTAA
- the LOC119985975 gene encoding GDP-L-galactose phosphorylase 1 translates to MNMLRIKRVPTVVSNYQRDDEDETARRGGGCGRNCLRLCCIQEAKLPLYAYKRQDKNACEKVVPGHEISQPTVPFLDSLLLGEWEDRMLRGLFRYDVTACETKVIPGEYGFIAQLNEGRHLKKRPTEFRVDKVLQPFDGSKFNFTKVGQEEVLFQFEASEEEEVQFIPNAPIDVEKSPSVVAINVSPIEYGHVLLIPRILECLPQRIDHESFLLALHMAAEAGNPYFRLGYNSLGAFATINHLHFQAYYLAVPFPVEKAPTKKITTSDGGVKISELLKYPVRGLVFEGGNTLQDLSNTASDACICLQNNNIPYNVLIADSGKRIFLFPQLYAEKQAIGEVSLELLDTQVNPAVWEISGHMVLKRKEDYEGACEENAWKLLAVVSLSEERFQEVTALIFEAIDYANNGDDKATHSLVKESGSKKSHEKADAINRSPRCPMVTGKHECLVLQ, encoded by the exons ATGAATATGTTGAGGATTAAGAGGGTTCCCACCGTCGTGTCCAACTACCAGAGAGATGATGAGGATGAGACTGCTCGCCGAGGAGGGGGTTGCGGCCGCAATTGCCTCAGGCTGTGTTGCATTCAAG AGGCAAAGCTCCCCTTATATGCCTACAAGAGGCAGGACAAGAATGCTTGCGAAAAGGTTGTGCCGGGGCATGAGATTAGCCAGCCTACAGTTCCATTTCTTGACTCACTGCTTCTTGGGGAG TGGGAGGATCGCATGCTAAGAGGGCTTTTTCGCTATGATGTCACTGCCTGTGAAACAAAG GTGATACCTGGTGAGTACGGCTTCATTGCTCAGCTGAATGAAGGCCGCCACCTCAAGAAGAGGCCAACCGAGTTTCGTGTTGATAAGGTGCTTCAGCCATTTGATGGTAGCAAATTTAACTTCACTAAAGTTGGCCAAGAGGAGGTCCTCTTTCAGTTTGAGGCAAGTGAAGAGGAGGAAGTTCAGTTCATTCCAAATGCGCCCATTGATGTTGAGAAATCGCCAAGTGTTGTTGCGATCAAT GTTAGTCCTATTGAGTATGGGCATGTGCTCTTGATTCCTCGTATTCTTGAGTGTTTGCCACAAAGGATTGACCATGAAAGCTTCTTGCTTGCTCTTCACATGGCTGCTGAAGCTGGGAATCCATATTTCCGGCTGGGTTATAACAGTTTGGGTGCATTTGCAACCATTAACCATCTTCACTTCCAG GCTTACTATTTGGCTGTGCCCTTCCCTGTCGAGAAGGCTCCTACCAAGAAAATAACCACTTCGGATGGTGGGGTGAAGATTTCTGAACTGTTGAAGTATCCAGTCAGAGGACTTGTTTTCGAGGGTGGAAACACGCTGCAAGATTTATCAAACACTGCCTCTGATGCCTGCATTTGTCTTCAAAATAACAACATACCTTACAATGTGCTCATTGCTGATAGTGGAAAGCGTATCTTTCTATTCCCACAG TTGTATGCTGAGAAACAAGCTATTGGGGAAGTGAGTCTGGAGCTACTCGACACCCAAGTGAACCCCGCTGTGTGGGAGATCAGTGGTCATATGGTGTTGAAAAGGAAGGAAGACTATGAAGGGGCATGCGAGGAAAATGCTTGGAAGCTCCTTGCAGTGGTTTCACTCTCGGAAGAACGATTCCAGGAGGTAACTGCTCTAATTTTCGAAGCCATTGATTATGCTAACAATGGCGATGACAAAGCGACTCATAGCTTGGTTAAGGAGAGTGGTTCCAAAAAGTCTCATGAAAAAGCAGATGCCATTAACCGAAGCCCCCGCTGTCCTATGGTGACTGGGAAGCATGAATGCCTTGTTCTGCAGTAA
- the LOC119985307 gene encoding aspartate carbamoyltransferase, chloroplastic-like, producing the protein MAVSSSFSTCMLYGRSFGLEQVNSSEDYMCNYSGLHSRVSFCSRSFSVSSDLRRSRLVQNSRLSDGIQCRALEIENKPSTSLGMKFELDDVIEAQQFDRDILSAIFEVAREMEKIEKNSRGSQILKGFLMATLFYEPSTRTRLSFESAMKRLGGEVLTTENAKEFSSAAKGETLEDTIRTVEGYSDIIVMRHFESGAARRAAATAGIPVINAGDGPGQHPTQALLDVYTIEREIGKLDGITVALVGDLANGRTVRSLVYLLAKYRNPKIYFVSPDVVKMKEDIKDYLTSKGVEWEESADLMEVASKCDVVYQTRIQRERFGERVDLYEEARGKYIVDRDVLNVMQKHAVVMHPLPRLDEITVEVDSDPRAAYFRQAKNGLYIRMALLKLLLVGW; encoded by the exons ATGGCTGTTTCATCTTCATTCTCCACCTGTATGCTCTATGGGCGGTCTTTTGGTTTGGAACAAGTGAATAGCAGTGAAGATTACATGTGCAATTATTCAGGTCTCCACAGTAGAGTTTCGTTTTGTTCGAGGTCATTTTCTGTGTCTAGCGACCTGAGACGTTCAAGATTGGTTCAAAATAGCAGGCTGAGTGATGGTATCCAGTGTCGTGCATTGGAGATTGAAAATAAACCTTCGACTTCTTTGGGAATGAAGTTTGAACTTGATGATGTTATTGAAGCTCAACAATTTGATAGAGATATCCTCAGTGCTATATTTGAAGTTGCACGCGAAATGGAGAAGATTGAAAAGAATTCTCGTGGAAGTCAAATTCTTAAGGGTTTTCTAATGGCTACCCTATTTTATGAGCCCTCAACACGTACAAGGCTTTCATTTGAGTCTGCCATGAAACGACTTGGCGGGGAAGTTTTGACGACTGAAAATGCTAAGGAATTCTCATCAGCAGCAAAAGGGGAGACGCTTGAAG ACACTATAAGAACTGTTGAGGGGTATTCGGATATAATAGTTATGAGGCATTTTGAAAGTGGTGCTGCTAGAAGAGCAGCAGCAACAGCTGGAATTCCCGTTATTAATGCAGGTGATGGTCCTGGACAACATCCAACACAG GCTCTTTTAGATGTATATACAATTGAAAGGGAGATAGGGAAACTTGATGGCATCACAGTCGCCCTTGTGGGGGATCTTGCAAATGGAAGGACTGTTCGGTCTCTTGTTTACTTGCTTGCCAAGTACCGAAATCCGAAAATATACTTTGTTTCTCCTGATGTTGTGAAAATGAAG GAAGATATAAAGGACTATCTCACATCAAAGGGAGTAGAATGGGAAGAAAGCGCTGACCTAATGGAGGTGGCTTCTAAATGTGATGTGGTGTATCAAACACGCATTCAGAGAGAGCGGTTTGGAGAAAGGGTGGACCTTTACGAAGAAGCTCGAGGCAAGTACATTGTGGATCGGGATGTTTTGAATGTTATGCAGAAGCATGCTGTGGTGATGCACCCTCTCCCAAGGCTCGACGAG ATTACTGTGGAAGTTGATTCGGATCCAAGAGCTGCCTATTTCAGACAAGCTAAAAATGGTCTCTATATCCGGATGGCCCTTCTAAAACTCCTACTTGTTGGGTGGTAA
- the LOC119985218 gene encoding uncharacterized protein LOC119985218, with amino-acid sequence MKKGAHPQRQWISYVTQSGRLMHVMMTKIHNVGKVYHFRAKRQMAESLGQIAKFKRRYGLENAEEEAKK; translated from the coding sequence ATGAAGAAAGGAGCGCACCCTCAGAGGCAGTGGATATCCTATGTGACCCAGAGTGGTAGATTGATGCATGTTATGATGACAAAAATCCATAATGTTGGCAAAGTATATCACTTCAGAGCAAAACGCCAAATGGCTGAAAGTTTAGGTCAGATTGCCAAATTTAAGCGTCGTTATGGGCTGGAGAATGCTGAAGAGGAGGCTAAAAAATGA
- the LOC119985021 gene encoding small ubiquitin-related modifier 1-like, with amino-acid sequence MSGFRSEGRYKRKRPLSPSAHINLTVKAQDGEEVIYRIKRNTPLLKLMTTFCYKKYLDIDSTVFLCDGRVIKGKQTSEELNLKDGDELDAMRHQEGGARA; translated from the exons ATGTCTGGATTCAGGTCTGAAGGGAGATACAAGAGGAAGAGGCCTCTGAGTCCATCTGCCCACATCAACCTCACAGTCAAAGCTCAG GATGGTGAAGAAGTTATATATAGGATTAAGAGAAACACTCCATTGCTGAAGCTCATGACTACTTTTTGTTATAAAAAGTATCTTGACATCGATTCCACTGTTTTTCTATGTGATGGCCGTGTCATTAAAGGGAAGCAAACTTCAGAGGag TTGAACTTGAAAGATGGGGATGAGTTAGATGCAATGCGACACCAAGAAGGAGGTGCTAGAGCCTAG
- the LOC119985223 gene encoding small ubiquitin-related modifier 2, whose translation MSGVTNQEEDKKPVDQGAHINLKVKGQDGNEVFFRIKRSTQLKKLMNAYCDRQSIEFNSIAFLFDGRRLRGEQTPDELEMEDGDEIDAMLHQTGGGIA comes from the exons ATGTCGGGAGTCACCAATCAGGAGGAAGACAAGAAGCCAGTGGATCAAGGAGCTCACATCAACCTGAAAGTCAAAGGCCAG GATGGCAATGAAGTTTTTTTTAGGATAAAGAGAAGCACTCAATTGAAGAAGCTCATGAATGCTTACTGTGATCGACAGTCTATTGAGTTCAACTCTATTGCCTTTCTGTTTGACGGCCGCCGCCTTCGAGGGGAGCAGACTCCAGACGAG TTGGAAATGGAAGACGGCGACGAGATTGATGCCATGCTTCATCAGACAGGAGGCGGCATCGCCTAA
- the LOC119986141 gene encoding uncharacterized protein LOC119986141 codes for MAPAPAWSDLHIELLTLVFEKFEDDFEYLSSCASVCVSWRAAIRKLSLRLLPKLPFQLLLIKDNGSGVSLIDIQNLKTREIRINPTLQRRWIRSCSHGWLLTIGRAWPHEINFLNPITGVRIRLPPAGNQFNPSEGGLTVVTSGNPSDSNCMVLGAHSWSQELVFCKPGDRTWTRINHSSSKVFLLPAMFYKGEFYIRYNYFIGRIRGDLNNSGTLFMEELIRMPHFSPVEGLLLHKSGYTCSYLVELMDDLLIVLKHGYFNPQDKRRRFEVYRLKWEGGKEWVPVKSLGNNGIYLDCPSSISVSVGRDNSRECRANCIYFVERSCQCINRGVYDMEMQITQWSSVRKVTGLAASSYKDN; via the exons ATGGCTCCAGCACCAGCATGGTCTGATCTCCACATAGAACTTCTCACTctagtttttgaaaaatttgaagatgattttgaatATCTATCATCTTGTGCAAGTGTTTGCGTTTCTTGGCGCGCGGCCATCCGCAAATTGTCCCTGCGTCTTCTACCCAAACTACCATTCCAACTATTACTCATCAAAGACAACGGCAGCGGAGTCTCCCTCATCGACATTCAAAACCTAAAAACCCGCGAAATTCGAATTAATCCAACGCTACAAAGAAGATGGATTCGTAGTTGCTCTCATGGTTGGCTGCTGACGATTGGTCGTGCTTGGCCACATGAAATTAATTTCCTGAACCCCATCACCGGAGTGCGGATTAGGCTTCCGCCAGCAGGGAACCAGTTCAATCCAAGTGAAGGAGGATTGACGGTGGTCACATCTGGAAACCCCTCAGATTCTAATTGCATGGTTTTAGGCGCACACTCATGGAGCCAAGAACTAGTCTTTTGCAAACCAGGTGACCGAACTTGGACTAGAATCAACCATTCTTCTTCAAAAGTGTTTTTGCTCCCCGCGATGTTTTACAAGGGTGAGTTTTATAttagatataattattttatcgGTCGTATACGTGGCGACCTGAATAATTCAGgtactctcttcatggaggaaTTGATACGGATGCCTCATTTTTCTCCTGTGGAGGGGTTGTTACTTCATAAATCTGGATACACTTGCAGTTACTTGGTGGAGTTAATGGATGATTTGTTAATAGTGTTGAAACATGGGTATTTTAATCCACaagacaaaagaagaagatttgagGTATACAGATTGAAGTGGGAGGGTGGGAAGGAATGGGTTCCAGTGAAAAGTTTAGGCAACAATGGCATTTACCTTGATTGTCCATCTTCCATATCTGTCTCGGTTGGGAGGGATAATAGTAGAGAATGTAGAGCAAATTGTATCTACTTTGTTGAAAGATCATGCCAATGCATCAATCGTGGTGTCTATGACATGGAAATGCAGATTACTCAATGGTCTTCAGTTCGAAAAGTAAcgg GACTAGCGGCAAGTAGTTACAAAGATAACTGA